In Acinetobacter sp. WCHAc010034, a genomic segment contains:
- the rpoD gene encoding RNA polymerase sigma factor RpoD produces the protein MSDMTSPTSQVAALISRGKEQGYLTFAEVNDHLPDSITESEQIEDIIQMLNDVGIPVHDRAPETDDAMFEGGNEAADEVAEEEAAAVLASVENEPGRTTDPVRMYMREMGTVELLTREGEISIAKRIEEGIRDVLHSIAYWPNAVEVVLQEYKDYEAGERRLADILSGYLDPETDEEIPEVLEEESELDEDEGASSKSSAKDVKLDDDDEEEESESDDDSEGESGPDPEIAKARFTELDNAWKNTKAVIEKHGRSSKEGEAALEALASVFMMFKFTPRLFDIISELIRGTHEQIRTSEREVMRYAIRRGRMDRTQFRTSFPGQESNPAWLDEQIAKAPADQKAYLEKVRPDILAFQQKIADIEKDLRLNVKEIKDISKRMAVGEAKARRAKKEMVEANLRLVISIAKKYTNRGLQFLDLIQEGNIGLMKAVDKFEYRRGYKFSTYATWWIRQAITRSIADQARTIRIPVHMIETINKINRVSRQLLQEMGREPTPEELGERLEMDEVKVRKVLKIAKEPISMETPIGDDEDSHLGDFIEDSNITSPVDAATSEGLKEATREVLENLTEREAKVLKMRFGIDMPTDHTLEEVGKQFDVTRERIRQIEAKALRKLRHPSRSEHLRSFLEND, from the coding sequence ATGAGCGATATGACTTCCCCTACTTCCCAAGTAGCGGCTCTGATTAGCCGAGGCAAAGAGCAAGGTTACCTGACTTTTGCTGAGGTTAACGATCATCTCCCGGACTCGATCACGGAAAGCGAACAGATTGAAGACATCATTCAAATGCTGAATGATGTTGGTATCCCTGTACATGATCGCGCGCCTGAAACTGACGATGCGATGTTTGAAGGTGGCAATGAAGCTGCTGACGAGGTTGCCGAAGAAGAAGCCGCAGCCGTACTTGCATCTGTTGAAAACGAACCTGGTCGTACCACTGACCCTGTGCGCATGTACATGCGCGAAATGGGGACAGTAGAACTGTTAACGCGTGAAGGCGAAATCAGCATTGCAAAACGCATTGAAGAAGGCATTCGTGACGTTCTTCATTCCATTGCTTACTGGCCGAACGCTGTTGAAGTCGTATTACAAGAATACAAAGATTATGAAGCCGGCGAACGCCGCCTGGCGGACATTCTTTCAGGCTATTTAGACCCTGAAACCGATGAAGAAATTCCGGAAGTTCTGGAAGAAGAATCAGAGCTTGATGAAGATGAAGGCGCTTCAAGCAAGTCATCCGCTAAAGACGTAAAGCTGGATGATGATGACGAAGAAGAAGAGTCTGAAAGCGATGACGACTCTGAAGGCGAGTCAGGCCCGGACCCTGAAATCGCTAAAGCGCGCTTCACTGAACTGGATAATGCCTGGAAAAACACCAAGGCTGTCATTGAAAAGCACGGCCGCAGCAGCAAAGAAGGCGAAGCAGCCCTTGAAGCGCTGGCCTCTGTATTCATGATGTTCAAGTTCACGCCGCGCCTGTTTGATATTATTTCTGAACTGATCCGCGGCACGCATGAGCAGATCCGCACTTCAGAACGTGAAGTGATGCGCTACGCCATCCGCCGCGGCCGCATGGACCGCACGCAGTTCCGCACCTCTTTCCCAGGCCAGGAATCCAATCCGGCTTGGCTGGATGAGCAGATTGCCAAAGCGCCTGCAGACCAGAAAGCCTATCTGGAAAAAGTCCGTCCGGACATTCTGGCCTTCCAGCAGAAAATCGCGGACATTGAAAAAGATTTGCGCCTGAACGTCAAAGAAATCAAAGACATTTCCAAGCGCATGGCTGTAGGCGAAGCCAAAGCCCGCCGCGCGAAAAAGGAAATGGTTGAAGCCAACTTGCGTCTGGTAATTTCGATTGCGAAAAAATACACCAACCGCGGCCTGCAGTTCCTGGACTTGATTCAGGAAGGCAACATCGGCCTGATGAAAGCGGTAGACAAGTTTGAATACCGACGCGGCTACAAGTTCTCGACCTATGCGACCTGGTGGATCCGCCAGGCGATTACCCGCTCGATTGCCGATCAGGCGCGCACCATCCGCATTCCAGTGCACATGATTGAAACCATCAACAAGATCAACCGTGTGTCGCGTCAGCTGCTTCAGGAAATGGGCCGCGAGCCGACGCCTGAAGAGCTGGGCGAGCGTCTGGAAATGGACGAAGTTAAAGTGCGCAAGGTGCTGAAAATCGCCAAAGAGCCGATTTCCATGGAAACGCCAATTGGCGATGATGAAGATTCGCATTTGGGTGACTTCATTGAAGACAGCAACATCACCTCTCCAGTTGATGCTGCCACTTCAGAAGGCCTGAAGGAAGCGACGCGCGAAGTGCTGGAAAACCTGACTGAACGCGAAGCGAAAGTCCTGAAAATGCGTTTCGGCATCGACATGCCGACCGACCACACGCTGGAAGAAGTCGGCAAGCAGTTTGACGTAACCCGTGAGCGTATCCGCCAGATTGAAGCCAAAGCGCTGCGCAAGCTGCGCCATCCTTCACGCTCTGAGCACTTGCGCTCATTCCTTGAAAACGACTGA
- the lipB gene encoding lipoyl(octanoyl) transferase LipB, which translates to MNDAAQKPSLIIRQHSQLTPYAERFQEMKALTEQRGENTPDELWILQHHDVLTQGQAGKPEHILQHSGIPVVQTDRGGQVTWHGPGQLVAYFMFDLNRLGWNVRTLVSYAENLMIQLLKKYGIEAYAKPDAPGVYVNARKIGSLGFKIRKGRSYHGLALNIDCDLSGFHTINPCGYAGLEMVRIQDLAENYPKFENLCVDIIETLQHSGYFKDVKVEQR; encoded by the coding sequence GTGAATGATGCAGCTCAAAAACCGTCTTTAATAATCCGCCAGCACAGCCAGCTGACGCCTTATGCAGAGCGCTTTCAGGAAATGAAGGCGCTGACCGAGCAGCGCGGCGAAAACACGCCGGACGAGCTGTGGATTCTGCAGCACCATGATGTGCTGACCCAGGGCCAGGCCGGCAAGCCGGAGCATATCCTGCAGCACAGCGGCATTCCCGTGGTGCAGACCGACCGCGGCGGCCAAGTGACATGGCATGGCCCCGGCCAGCTGGTGGCCTATTTCATGTTTGACCTGAACCGGCTGGGATGGAACGTCAGAACATTAGTTTCTTATGCTGAAAACCTGATGATTCAGCTGCTGAAAAAGTACGGCATTGAGGCCTATGCCAAGCCGGATGCGCCGGGAGTGTATGTCAATGCGCGCAAAATCGGCTCACTGGGCTTTAAAATCCGCAAGGGGCGCTCCTATCACGGCTTGGCGCTGAATATTGACTGCGACCTGTCCGGCTTTCACACCATCAACCCCTGCGGCTATGCGGGGCTGGAAATGGTGCGGATTCAGGATCTGGCAGAAAATTACCCTAAATTTGAGAACTTATGCGTCGATATCATTGAAACATTGCAGCACAGCGGTTACTTTAAAGACGTTAAAGTCGAACAGCGATAA
- a CDS encoding RsiV family protein, with translation MKKNYVNAWASAAAAVISLSALTACQPRNEPVQDRQNSAQAQTAKAESIPLIQSKSVPMKLAKPEACDAQGCTQYSIQTVETNVGWINQYFAERIEKADPVAFSSAPNQKVDLSEGSAAGLSQSTTAVRYISQWGHMAAFALESYSYSAGAAHGMQHVEYVNFDLKAKKRLALQDVLLKGAEAKVLDSLFDANAMWLASHDIDRAKLQLSDNFYYGASGIVFVYPLYELASYAEGMPELKLPYQMAKGLFKPEYLPNLPNYENK, from the coding sequence ATGAAAAAAAATTACGTTAATGCATGGGCATCGGCCGCAGCGGCGGTAATTTCATTAAGCGCACTGACGGCATGCCAGCCAAGAAATGAGCCGGTTCAGGACAGGCAGAACAGCGCGCAGGCGCAAACGGCCAAAGCGGAAAGCATCCCGCTGATTCAGTCAAAATCTGTGCCGATGAAGCTGGCCAAGCCGGAAGCCTGCGATGCCCAAGGCTGCACGCAGTATTCCATTCAAACCGTGGAAACCAATGTCGGCTGGATTAATCAGTACTTTGCCGAGCGCATTGAAAAAGCCGATCCAGTCGCGTTTTCCAGCGCGCCCAATCAGAAAGTGGATTTGTCTGAAGGCTCGGCAGCCGGCCTCAGCCAAAGCACAACAGCGGTGCGCTATATCAGCCAATGGGGGCATATGGCGGCGTTTGCCCTGGAAAGCTACAGCTATTCTGCGGGCGCGGCGCACGGCATGCAGCACGTGGAATATGTCAACTTTGACCTGAAAGCCAAAAAGCGCCTGGCCTTGCAGGATGTGCTGCTGAAAGGCGCCGAAGCCAAAGTGCTGGACAGCCTGTTTGACGCCAACGCGATGTGGCTGGCCAGCCATGACATTGACCGCGCGAAGCTGCAGCTCAGCGACAACTTCTACTATGGCGCCAGCGGCATCGTCTTTGTTTATCCGCTGTATGAATTGGCCAGCTATGCCGAAGGCATGCCGGAACTCAAGCTGCCGTACCAGATGGCGAAAGGCCTGTTCAAGCCGGAATATTTGCCGAATTTGCCGAACTATGAAAATAAGTAA
- a CDS encoding PA3496 family putative envelope integrity protein, whose protein sequence is MSSTDFELDDNYGDDDVNFDEAGSKISAKESLEKRRLIDDLLAQRRLERELKEFDYDFDDDDLDGDDE, encoded by the coding sequence GTGTCTTCTACAGATTTTGAACTAGATGATAACTACGGTGATGATGACGTTAATTTCGATGAAGCCGGCAGCAAGATAAGCGCAAAGGAATCATTGGAAAAGCGCCGCCTTATCGATGACCTGCTCGCGCAGCGCCGGCTGGAGCGCGAATTGAAGGAATTTGATTACGATTTTGACGATGATGACCTTGACGGCGATGATGAGTAA
- a CDS encoding APC family permease — protein sequence MTNISGTQSAAKLQKTLGLWHIIIIGLAYIQPMTLFDTFGLVSEESHYHVPTSYIIALIAILFTSISYGHMIRRYPSSGSAYTYAQKSLHPNIGFMVGWSSWLDYLLSPMVNIILAVIYLEALFPDINHWVWVIGLTAFMTAVNLRGARFVANFNGLIVFVQLAVIGYFTWMVYSLLAGGVNADGTLVNAKYQLWSLEPFWNEMTQVGALITGATLLCFSFTGFDSLSSLAEETKDTEKTLPKAIFLTALIAGVIFIISTYFMQVYFPNDPKTYFDDVAATQPDILMAVGGAAFKTVVLYFAIVTVMASGISAHAGVSRLMYVMGRDGVINKKIFGHISHKSFTPSYNIMIVGAVALTAGFMDLDIVISMISFGALTAFTFVNLSVISRYALRDGRTKNMKDIFSFVVIPMLGFLSIFAMWLEIEETALKYGLWWAMFGILYLGYKTKGFKHPAPQHNEFDDTHH from the coding sequence TTGACAAATATCTCTGGGACTCAATCGGCAGCTAAACTGCAAAAAACGCTGGGCCTCTGGCACATTATTATTATTGGTTTAGCCTATATTCAGCCAATGACACTGTTTGACACTTTCGGCTTAGTATCGGAAGAAAGTCATTACCACGTGCCGACCTCTTACATTATTGCGCTGATTGCAATTCTGTTTACCTCCATTAGCTACGGGCATATGATCCGCCGCTACCCGTCTTCCGGGTCTGCGTACACCTATGCGCAGAAATCGCTCCATCCGAACATCGGCTTTATGGTGGGCTGGTCATCGTGGCTAGATTACCTGCTGTCGCCAATGGTCAACATCATTCTGGCGGTGATTTACCTTGAAGCGCTGTTCCCTGACATCAATCACTGGGTCTGGGTTATTGGCCTGACGGCATTCATGACCGCTGTGAACTTGCGCGGCGCGAGATTTGTCGCAAACTTCAACGGCCTGATTGTCTTTGTGCAGCTGGCGGTCATCGGCTACTTCACCTGGATGGTCTACAGCCTGCTGGCTGGCGGCGTCAATGCTGACGGCACGCTGGTCAACGCCAAGTACCAGCTGTGGAGCCTGGAGCCTTTCTGGAATGAAATGACTCAGGTCGGCGCACTGATTACCGGCGCGACCCTGCTGTGCTTCTCCTTTACCGGCTTTGACTCGCTCAGCTCGCTGGCGGAAGAAACCAAGGATACCGAGAAAACCCTGCCGAAAGCGATTTTCCTGACTGCATTAATTGCCGGCGTGATTTTCATTATCAGCACCTACTTCATGCAGGTCTATTTCCCGAATGATCCGAAAACCTATTTTGACGATGTGGCGGCTACCCAGCCCGACATTCTGATGGCGGTTGGCGGCGCAGCATTTAAAACCGTGGTGCTGTATTTCGCGATTGTGACCGTTATGGCTTCCGGCATTTCCGCGCATGCAGGCGTATCGCGCCTAATGTATGTGATGGGCCGTGACGGCGTGATCAACAAGAAGATCTTCGGCCATATCAGCCATAAGAGCTTCACGCCGTCCTACAACATCATGATTGTCGGCGCGGTTGCATTGACTGCCGGCTTTATGGATCTGGACATTGTCATTTCCATGATCAGCTTCGGTGCATTGACCGCGTTCACCTTTGTGAACCTGTCGGTCATTTCACGCTATGCGCTGCGTGACGGCCGCACCAAGAACATGAAAGATATTTTCAGCTTCGTGGTGATTCCAATGCTCGGCTTCCTCAGCATCTTCGCCATGTGGCTGGAAATTGAAGAAACCGCATTGAAGTACGGCTTATGGTGGGCGATGTTCGGCATCCTGTACCTTGGCTATAAAACCAAAGGCTTCAAGCACCCTGCGCCGCAGCATAACGAGTTTGATGATACCCATCATTAA
- a CDS encoding iron-containing alcohol dehydrogenase, whose amino-acid sequence MAKPYYEFFCPVKVIAGHAALEHIPFELSTLGATRPLIITDKGVRSNNLLAPIEAAFESTDAVIGCIFDDVPPDSSLETVRKAAQLYRDNNCDAIIAVGGGSVIDTSKATNILVSEGGDDLLKYSGAHNLPKPLKPFFVIPTTSGTGSEVTMVAVVSDNQKNVKMPFASYYLMPHAAILDPRMTQTLPPHLTAMTAMDAMTHAVEAYTCLAANPISDAYATAAVKKISASLFNVLDNPNDANGRLELAQASTMAGIAFSNSMVGLVHSLGHSLGAVAHLPHGLCMNLFLPYVLEYNKEVNSDKLADLLLPLAGPDIYSQTPAHARADKAISTILTMRDRIYALTKLPRTLRETGKVSEAQLDEVAEKALNDGSIIYNPKEATLQDLKTILEKAW is encoded by the coding sequence ATGGCTAAGCCTTATTACGAATTTTTCTGCCCGGTTAAAGTGATTGCAGGCCATGCCGCTTTAGAACATATTCCGTTTGAGCTTTCAACGCTTGGCGCAACCCGCCCGCTGATCATTACCGACAAAGGCGTGCGCAGCAATAACCTGCTGGCGCCGATTGAAGCAGCTTTTGAATCGACCGATGCGGTGATCGGCTGCATTTTTGATGATGTGCCGCCGGATTCAAGCCTTGAAACTGTGCGCAAGGCAGCCCAGCTGTACCGCGACAACAACTGTGACGCGATTATTGCCGTCGGCGGCGGCTCGGTGATTGACACCTCCAAGGCCACCAATATTTTAGTTTCTGAAGGCGGCGATGACCTGCTGAAATATTCAGGCGCGCACAACCTGCCGAAACCGCTGAAGCCGTTTTTTGTGATTCCAACAACCTCCGGCACCGGCTCAGAAGTTACCATGGTGGCTGTGGTCTCGGATAATCAGAAAAATGTGAAAATGCCTTTTGCATCGTATTACCTGATGCCGCACGCCGCCATTCTTGATCCGCGCATGACCCAGACCCTGCCGCCGCACCTCACCGCAATGACCGCCATGGACGCGATGACGCATGCAGTTGAAGCCTATACCTGCCTGGCGGCCAACCCGATTTCTGACGCCTATGCCACTGCAGCGGTCAAAAAAATCAGCGCCAGCCTGTTCAATGTGCTGGACAATCCCAATGATGCAAACGGCCGCTTAGAGCTGGCGCAGGCTTCGACGATGGCCGGCATTGCCTTCTCCAATTCCATGGTTGGCCTTGTGCATTCTCTGGGCCACTCGCTGGGCGCGGTTGCCCACCTGCCGCATGGCCTGTGCATGAACCTGTTCCTGCCTTATGTGCTGGAATACAACAAAGAAGTCAACAGCGATAAGCTGGCTGACCTGCTGCTGCCGCTGGCTGGCCCGGATATCTATTCGCAGACCCCGGCGCATGCACGCGCAGACAAAGCCATTTCAACGATTTTGACCATGCGCGACCGCATCTATGCTTTGACCAAGCTGCCGCGCACGCTGCGCGAAACCGGCAAGGTTTCCGAAGCGCAGCTGGATGAAGTGGCGGAAAAGGCGCTGAATGACGGCTCAATCATTTACAACCCGAAAGAAGCCACCCTGCAGGATTTGAAAACTATCTTAGAAAAAGCTTGGTAA
- a CDS encoding winged helix-turn-helix transcriptional regulator translates to MQTTAAYNIYHPRCPSRLFFENMADKWVLYILDTLKNQPQHFNSLKKLIINISPKVLSQKLKMLERDGFISRTALDTRPIKVEYALTALGEELAETAFQFKLWAEGNMSRVLDAQHQYDVLQNT, encoded by the coding sequence ATGCAGACAACCGCCGCTTATAATATTTACCACCCCCGCTGCCCATCGCGGCTTTTCTTTGAAAATATGGCCGATAAGTGGGTGCTGTATATTTTAGACACCTTAAAAAACCAGCCGCAGCATTTCAATTCACTGAAAAAGCTCATTATCAATATTTCACCGAAAGTGCTGTCGCAGAAGCTGAAAATGCTGGAGCGTGACGGCTTTATCAGCCGCACAGCGCTGGACACCCGCCCGATCAAAGTAGAATATGCATTAACCGCGCTGGGTGAAGAACTGGCCGAAACAGCTTTTCAGTTCAAGCTCTGGGCTGAAGGCAATATGAGCCGGGTTCTGGATGCGCAGCATCAGTATGATGTACTGCAAAACACATAA
- a CDS encoding tRNA (cytidine(34)-2'-O)-methyltransferase, with the protein MIHVVLYEPEIPANTGNIIRLCANTGAQLHLVKPLGFELDDKKLRRAGLDYHEWARMQIWETLEECLADLVSKGVDVNAVYPLTTKGEATPHTSDLNRPVALLMGPETRGLPESVRMLFPAAHWIRLPMAPNSRSLNLSNATAVILYEAWRQQGFKELA; encoded by the coding sequence GTGATCCATGTTGTTTTATACGAGCCGGAAATTCCTGCAAATACAGGGAATATCATTCGGCTATGCGCAAATACAGGCGCACAGCTGCATCTGGTCAAGCCGCTGGGCTTTGAGCTGGACGATAAAAAGCTGCGCCGCGCCGGCCTGGATTACCATGAGTGGGCGCGCATGCAGATCTGGGAAACACTGGAAGAATGCCTTGCAGATTTGGTGTCTAAAGGCGTTGATGTGAATGCGGTATATCCTTTAACCACCAAAGGCGAAGCCACTCCGCACACTTCAGATTTGAACCGTCCGGTGGCTCTGCTGATGGGGCCGGAAACCCGCGGCCTGCCGGAAAGTGTGCGCATGCTGTTTCCCGCGGCGCACTGGATCCGCTTGCCGATGGCGCCGAATTCGCGCAGCCTGAACCTGTCGAATGCGACAGCGGTAATTTTGTATGAAGCATGGCGCCAGCAGGGCTTTAAGGAACTGGCATAG
- a CDS encoding flavodoxin family protein, whose protein sequence is MTKTAVVYFSGYGHTKAIAETFAGAIAADLIQIDQDGNIQDQDWDTLDAADAIVFGAPTYMGAAPWQFKKFADASSKKWFARTWQDKIFGGFTNSASLNGDKQVTLIALQTLASQHGGIWVSLGLLPANSKAAQRTDVNNLGGSVGLLVQSPSDAGADEIPAGDLDTAKAYAKRIQAIAERFSA, encoded by the coding sequence ATGACTAAAACTGCTGTGGTGTATTTTTCCGGCTATGGCCATACCAAAGCCATTGCTGAAACTTTTGCCGGCGCAATTGCTGCGGATTTAATTCAGATTGACCAGGACGGCAATATTCAGGATCAGGACTGGGATACGCTGGACGCTGCGGATGCGATTGTCTTTGGCGCGCCAACCTATATGGGCGCAGCGCCTTGGCAGTTTAAGAAATTCGCAGACGCTTCATCCAAAAAATGGTTTGCAAGAACATGGCAGGATAAAATTTTCGGCGGCTTTACCAACAGCGCCAGCCTGAATGGCGACAAGCAGGTAACGCTGATTGCCCTGCAGACGCTTGCCTCCCAGCACGGCGGCATTTGGGTCAGCCTGGGCCTGCTGCCGGCCAACAGCAAAGCGGCGCAGCGCACTGATGTGAATAACCTGGGCGGTTCGGTCGGCTTGCTGGTGCAGTCGCCGTCAGATGCCGGCGCGGATGAAATTCCAGCGGGCGATCTGGATACCGCCAAAGCATATGCCAAACGCATTCAGGCGATTGCTGAAAGATTTTCCGCTTAA
- the cysG gene encoding siroheme synthase CysG — MDIFPISLKLQQQPCLIVGGGHIARRKAALLAKAGAVIDVIAPEIDSGLLEIVQQSRGQYLQAPFSAEIQFRPYRLVIAATDDKAVNQAVFAACEAENVLVNSVDDPPHCRFMVPAIIDRSPLVVSIATNGASPVLSRQIRTQLEASIPHGMGKLADFSGKWRAAVKAKIANPDERRIFWEELYASPLKEQVFHGNTAEADRLIEQALLDWQPPKGEVYLVGAGPGDPELLTLKALRLMQQADVVIYDRLVSQPILELCRRDAEKIYVGKARSNHAVPQEGINALLVKCAQEGKRVCRLKGGDPFIFGRGGEEIQELFAAGVAFQVVPGITAASGCSAYAGIPLTHRDYAQSVRFLTGHLKEGSPELPWSELVYQNQTLVLYMGLVGLEKICAQLIAHGQRPDMPVALISKGTTPEQKVVVGTLADIASKVSAHQIQAPTLTIIGDVVSLREQLQWQD, encoded by the coding sequence GTGGATATCTTTCCAATCTCTTTAAAGCTGCAGCAGCAGCCGTGTCTGATTGTCGGCGGCGGCCATATTGCCCGCCGCAAAGCCGCCTTGCTGGCCAAAGCCGGCGCAGTCATTGATGTGATTGCGCCTGAAATTGACAGCGGCCTGCTGGAGATTGTGCAGCAAAGCCGGGGGCAGTACCTGCAGGCGCCGTTCAGCGCGGAAATTCAGTTCCGCCCTTACCGGCTGGTGATCGCCGCCACAGACGACAAAGCGGTCAATCAGGCGGTTTTCGCTGCCTGTGAAGCTGAAAATGTCCTGGTCAACAGCGTGGATGATCCGCCACACTGCCGCTTTATGGTTCCTGCGATTATTGACCGCTCTCCGCTGGTGGTGTCTATTGCCACCAACGGCGCTTCGCCGGTTCTGTCGCGTCAAATCCGCACCCAGCTTGAAGCCAGCATTCCGCACGGCATGGGCAAGCTGGCCGATTTTTCAGGAAAATGGCGCGCAGCGGTGAAAGCGAAAATCGCCAATCCGGATGAGCGCCGCATCTTCTGGGAAGAGCTGTACGCCAGTCCGCTGAAAGAGCAGGTCTTTCATGGCAATACTGCAGAAGCGGACCGCCTGATAGAGCAGGCGCTGCTTGACTGGCAGCCGCCTAAAGGCGAGGTCTATCTGGTCGGCGCCGGGCCGGGCGATCCGGAGTTGCTGACACTGAAAGCCTTGCGCCTGATGCAGCAGGCCGATGTAGTGATTTATGACCGCCTGGTGTCGCAGCCGATTTTGGAGCTTTGCCGCCGCGATGCGGAAAAAATCTATGTCGGCAAGGCGCGCTCCAACCACGCTGTGCCGCAAGAAGGCATTAATGCGCTGCTGGTGAAATGCGCGCAGGAAGGCAAGCGGGTCTGCCGCTTAAAAGGCGGCGATCCGTTTATCTTTGGGCGCGGCGGCGAAGAAATTCAGGAGCTGTTTGCTGCCGGCGTGGCCTTTCAGGTGGTGCCGGGCATTACCGCAGCTTCAGGCTGTTCGGCCTATGCCGGCATCCCTTTAACCCACCGCGATTATGCGCAAAGCGTGCGCTTCCTGACCGGGCATTTAAAGGAAGGCTCGCCTGAGCTGCCGTGGAGCGAACTGGTCTATCAAAATCAGACCCTTGTTCTATACATGGGGCTGGTTGGGCTGGAAAAAATCTGCGCGCAGCTGATTGCGCATGGCCAGCGCCCGGATATGCCGGTTGCGCTGATTTCCAAAGGCACCACGCCGGAACAGAAAGTTGTCGTCGGCACTTTGGCGGATATAGCCTCCAAAGTGTCAGCGCATCAAATACAGGCGCCGACATTGACCATTATTGGCGATGTGGTCAGCTTGCGTGAACAATTGCAGTGGCAAGACTGA
- the serS gene encoding serine--tRNA ligase, which yields MIDPKLLRNNIEAVNLALAKRGVQLNAEEWAALEARRKDIQSKTESLQAERNAGAKQVGQIKKSGGDASEIMARMAAIGDEIKAAETALAELQAELEAKSLIIPNLPHESVPEGKDESDNVEILKWGTPRQFDFAVKDHTDLGEMIGGLEFETATKLTGTRFSVLKGPLARLQRAITQFMLDTHTVQNGYTEAYVPYLVNADSLRGTGQLPKFEEDLFKLQGEKEYYLIPTAEVPVTNFVRDEIIDPERLPLKYAAHTPCFRSEAGSYGRDTRGLIRQHQFDKVEMVQIVKPETSMDALEELTGHAEGILQALGLPYRKIILCGGDMGFGAIKTYDLEVWVPSQNTYREISSCSCMGDFQARRMKARYRADQKKTELVHTLNGSGLAVGRTLLAVMENYQRADGSIEIPQALRPYMGGAEYID from the coding sequence ATGATCGACCCGAAATTACTCAGAAATAATATTGAGGCTGTAAATTTAGCCTTGGCAAAACGCGGTGTGCAGCTGAACGCTGAAGAGTGGGCTGCATTGGAAGCCCGTCGCAAAGACATTCAGTCAAAAACTGAATCCTTGCAGGCGGAGCGCAATGCCGGCGCAAAGCAGGTCGGTCAAATTAAAAAATCGGGCGGCGACGCTTCTGAAATCATGGCGCGCATGGCGGCCATCGGTGACGAAATTAAAGCAGCGGAAACTGCGCTGGCGGAGCTGCAGGCGGAACTTGAAGCCAAATCTTTAATCATTCCAAACCTGCCGCATGAATCTGTGCCTGAAGGCAAGGATGAAAGCGATAACGTTGAAATTCTGAAATGGGGCACGCCGCGCCAGTTCGATTTTGCGGTGAAGGATCATACGGATCTTGGCGAGATGATTGGCGGCCTGGAATTTGAAACCGCCACCAAACTCACCGGCACCCGCTTCAGCGTGCTGAAAGGCCCGCTGGCCCGCCTGCAGCGCGCAATCACCCAGTTCATGCTGGATACGCATACTGTGCAGAACGGCTATACCGAAGCCTATGTGCCTTATCTGGTCAATGCAGACTCTTTGCGCGGCACAGGCCAGCTGCCTAAATTTGAAGAAGATTTATTCAAGCTGCAGGGCGAAAAAGAATACTACCTGATTCCGACCGCTGAAGTACCGGTGACCAACTTTGTGCGCGACGAAATCATTGACCCTGAACGCCTGCCATTGAAATACGCAGCGCATACGCCATGCTTCCGCAGTGAAGCCGGTTCGTATGGGCGCGATACCCGCGGCTTGATCCGCCAGCATCAGTTTGACAAAGTTGAGATGGTGCAGATTGTCAAGCCTGAAACTTCAATGGACGCGCTTGAGGAATTGACAGGCCATGCGGAAGGCATTCTTCAAGCTTTAGGCCTGCCATACCGCAAAATCATCTTATGCGGCGGCGACATGGGCTTTGGCGCTATTAAAACTTATGACTTAGAAGTTTGGGTGCCGAGTCAAAATACTTACCGTGAAATTTCTTCATGTTCATGCATGGGCGACTTTCAGGCCCGCCGCATGAAAGCGCGCTACCGCGCAGATCAGAAGAAAACTGAGCTGGTGCATACCCTGAACGGTTCAGGCCTGGCGGTTGGCCGCACCTTGCTGGCGGTGATGGAAAACTATCAGCGCGCTGACGGCTCAATTGAGATTCCTCAGGCATTGCGTCCATACATGGGCGGCGCAGAGTACATCGACTGA
- a CDS encoding YbeD family protein, translated as MIDRTPSRELREELWVFPMDYPIKLIGNAGAELHGAVVEILVKHFPEFDAASLAVQPSRTGKYHSITAQLRFEELEQVHLLYADLAACPLIKTAL; from the coding sequence ATGATAGACCGCACTCCATCTCGCGAGCTCCGTGAAGAGCTTTGGGTTTTCCCGATGGATTATCCAATCAAGCTGATTGGCAATGCAGGCGCAGAGCTGCACGGCGCTGTCGTAGAGATTTTAGTGAAGCATTTCCCTGAGTTTGACGCCGCCAGCCTGGCTGTGCAGCCGTCGCGCACTGGAAAATACCACTCAATTACCGCACAGCTCCGTTTTGAAGAGCTTGAGCAGGTGCATCTGCTGTATGCAGACCTGGCCGCCTGCCCGCTGATTAAGACTGCCCTGTAA